Genomic window (Chthonomonas sp.):
CAGGCTGTTCGCCAAAAAGATATCGTCATCAACAAGGAGAACGCGGGGAATCATCTCGGAAACTCCAACCGGAAGGTTGTTCCTTCTCCAACGCCAGATCGGCACGTAATGGAACCATCCATCTCGCGCATTATTTGGCGACAGCTATAAAGGCCCAGCCCAAAACCGTCGGGCCGGGAGCTCACAAAGGGTTCAAAGGCGCGCGCCACCTGTTCGGCGCTCATGCCCGGGCCGGTATCGGCAAGCTCCATCCACACGCGGTTTTCGTCCATGCCGCCGCAAATGCGAATCTCGCCCTTTTGTGGCATGGCTTGCAGCGCGTTGAGCAGCAGGTTCATCATCAGGTGCTCAAGGCGCCCGGCGTCAGCTTGCACCGGCGGCAGCTGTTCGGGAAACTCCACCGAAAGCGCGGTGCGCGTCACTTGCAGATGCCGCTCGATCATGGCGACCGAACGCTCGACAACATCTTCCAGATGCACCGATTGGCGAGCCACTTTTTTTGGCTTCACATAGGAAAGCAGTCTCGCCGCCAGCACGTTGAAGCGGTCCATGTGGCTGGCAGCGCGGCTTAGGCGCATGTCGGCCGACTCGTTGTTGTCTTGCAAATCAAGACGTACGGCGCTGACGATGTTGCGGATGTCGTGCGCCACGCTTGCGGCCAAAGTGCCGGTCACGGCCAGCTTTTCGGTTTGGATCATGGTGGCCTCGGCCGCCTCCAAGTCGCGTTCCAACGATTGCAGACGCGCTTCGCGCTCGAGTTCCACGCTCACGCGCATACCCATCACCGTGAGCAGGCGCAGGTCGTCGTCGGTCACGTCGACGTCGGAATAGTGGTCAAGAATGCAGAGGGTGCCGATGATCTCGCCGTCGGGCTTTCTCAAGGGAACGCCCACATAGCGGGTGACGCCGATGGTCGCCGGCAGAATCACGGCGTGGCGCGGATCGTCGAGTGCGTTTTGCACAATGATGGGGGCATCAATCTCCAAACAGAATTGGCAATACGTGTTGCTCAGCTCGTTTTGGGTCATCGCTTGCACTTCGGGAATCGGGCTGGCGATGGCCTGAAAATGCATCATGTCACCATGGAGAATGCTCAACACGCTGGTGGAATTGTAGAACTCGCTCAGCGAGCGCACGATCTTGTCGTACACCACGTGCGGCTTCGGGTCGAAGTGGAGGCTCAGCTCCTGCAGCAGGTCTTGGACCTTGCGCTGGTGGTGGCTGGAGGTGCGGTCCTCAAAGGTCCACAGGCGGGCAAACGGCTGACCGAGCTCGTCGAGCACGGGGCTGGTGTGGCGCTCTAGGACTTGGTGAGGATTCTGCAACACAAGCTCGTCCACTTGAGAGTGGTTGGCATCGGCGTAAACGTGCAACAGGTTGCGCTCCCACGCTTCGACATCCACGATGCGCGAGCGCACCCAACTGCGGACTGATTCAGGATCTTCGTGAACGGCGTCGTCGTGGGCAAAGCCGAACATCCGGCCAAGCTGCTCATTAGCGGCAATGGTGACGTGATCGAGGTCGGTGAGCATCACGCCGACATCTACCGAACCGAGGATGGCGGCCAAAATTGGCCCTTGCTCCTCCGGTTGCATCGGACGTAAGGCGATCGAGTTCTTGCTCAGCGGCATGGCCAAGCCTAGTTTAACGCGAGGAGACACGGAAAATGAAAGTTGGGGGCCGATCGGAAACAGAAATCGACCCCCAGGGAGAGGTTTAGCGTCGTCGCCGCAGGAGAAGAGCGGCGGCGCCAAGACCCATCACCAGAACCGAAGCCGGTTCGGGCACGGGCATCACGGCGATGTCGCGAATGGCCAGCGAGTCGCTGGTTTGTTCCATTCCGATCATGCCGATATCGGTGGCGGCACCCGTAGCGAGGTTAATCATCGCGAATCGCGAACCTTGCATACCAGCGACCTGGAGGGCGGCGTAGGCCGTGTTGGTGCTACCGACGGTCAGGATATCCATGCCCGCCAGTGCGCTCACGTTCATACCCAACATGCCAACGTTCACTTGCGTGCCATTGTTCGGCGGGGTTTGAATCGTCAACATGTCCGAAGCCGAGTCGATGTTATACAGCGTAGTGGTGGTTGCACCAGCAAAGCTGTTGGTGTAAGCCGAAGCCACGATGTAGGGCGTACCGACTGCTTGGTTCAGCGTGCCGTCGATGGTGGTTCCACCGGTTGCCACGTTGATGCGCAGGTTTTGGCCCAGGTTGCTTGTGATGCGGAGGCGGTCCGGAACCGGGTTGAAGTCGATGCCGAATTCGGTGCCCATCAGGCTGATCGGCGCGCCAGTCGTACCGTTCACGATCGACGACACGAAGGTCGCCATACCGTTGCTGGTGTTGATGGTGTAAATGCGACCAAACGAACCGACGCCGTAAAGCGTGCCGTTCGCGGGTCGGAAATCCATACCGACCAACGATTCGTTGGAGGCAAGACCTTGAATGAACGAGGCTTGCTGCAAAGTCCCCGGTGTCGCCGAGTCGAAGCGCACCAACTCGTTTCGGGTACTCAGACCAAAAACGGTTGCGGCTTGACTGGCGGCCGCGGCGATTCCCAGCACAGCCATCATCAAAACACGAGTTTTCATAGTTTCTCTCCTGCAGAACTCAAACGAGCCGCAGATGTACTGACTATAAGAGAGTTTCGGTGCCGAATCGCGGCTTGTTCATCATCTGTTCAGGGTTGTCATCAACTGTTCATCTAACGCTGTAAGATTTACCTGGGGAACCTAAGGAGTTATAAAAGGGCCATAAAAATCGGGCCGTCCGAAGACGGCCCGATAGGAGAGGTTATCGTGTTTGGGAACCTTAGTCGTCGGTCAGGTCGAACGAAGCGGCCAGGATCGAGTAGTCGGCGATATCAATGATCGCGTCCTTGTTCAGGTCGGCAGCCGAGACATAAGTGCCGTCGCCTTGCACGCCATCAAAGGCCGCGGCGAGCGAGGAGTAGTCAGCGATATCCACCAGCTCGGTGCCGCCCGTGGTCGTTACATTGCCATTGGGAAGCACGATGTTGGCGTTCGACGCGCCGACCGTAGTCGAGGCGCTGCGCTTGAGCCAGGTACCGCCGAATAACTTCACCTTGACGTTTCCCGTAGCCGAACCCGCCGGCACACTATACGTGGCCGAACCGCCCGATGGCATGACCGAAACCGTGCCCGAGCTGAGAACGGCATCGGACATATCGGTGATCTGGTAGTTCAGCACGACGGTGGCGCTACCCGTCGCCGTACCCGCGTAGCTGCCCAGGTTCACGGTGCCGCCAATCGTGGAGCC
Coding sequences:
- a CDS encoding DUF4394 domain-containing protein, which codes for MKTRVLMMAVLGIAAAASQAATVFGLSTRNELVRFDSATPGTLQQASFIQGLASNESLVGMDFRPANGTLYGVGSFGRIYTINTSNGMATFVSSIVNGTTGAPISLMGTEFGIDFNPVPDRLRITSNLGQNLRINVATGGTTIDGTLNQAVGTPYIVASAYTNSFAGATTTTLYNIDSASDMLTIQTPPNNGTQVNVGMLGMNVSALAGMDILTVGSTNTAYAALQVAGMQGSRFAMINLATGAATDIGMIGMEQTSDSLAIRDIAVMPVPEPASVLVMGLGAAALLLRRRR
- a CDS encoding GAF domain-containing protein; its protein translation is MPLSKNSIALRPMQPEEQGPILAAILGSVDVGVMLTDLDHVTIAANEQLGRMFGFAHDDAVHEDPESVRSWVRSRIVDVEAWERNLLHVYADANHSQVDELVLQNPHQVLERHTSPVLDELGQPFARLWTFEDRTSSHHQRKVQDLLQELSLHFDPKPHVVYDKIVRSLSEFYNSTSVLSILHGDMMHFQAIASPIPEVQAMTQNELSNTYCQFCLEIDAPIIVQNALDDPRHAVILPATIGVTRYVGVPLRKPDGEIIGTLCILDHYSDVDVTDDDLRLLTVMGMRVSVELEREARLQSLERDLEAAEATMIQTEKLAVTGTLAASVAHDIRNIVSAVRLDLQDNNESADMRLSRAASHMDRFNVLAARLLSYVKPKKVARQSVHLEDVVERSVAMIERHLQVTRTALSVEFPEQLPPVQADAGRLEHLMMNLLLNALQAMPQKGEIRICGGMDENRVWMELADTGPGMSAEQVARAFEPFVSSRPDGFGLGLYSCRQIMREMDGSITCRSGVGEGTTFRLEFPR